In Syntrophales bacterium, the following are encoded in one genomic region:
- the avs1c gene encoding AVAST type 1 anti-phage system protein Avs1c, whose protein sequence is MIETMQTPMTRAEFERRFHLLREQIHKGKFFIARGLTVGIEKIRFLPNGRIDFLSVNESARLQANMMVQFQSEEFKEKLKTRGPKDSSPEPTEDEPKE, encoded by the coding sequence ATGATAGAAACTATGCAGACCCCGATGACACGTGCCGAGTTCGAGCGCCGCTTTCATCTTCTCCGAGAGCAGATTCATAAAGGGAAGTTTTTCATCGCTCGAGGCCTGACAGTGGGAATCGAGAAGATCAGATTTTTGCCAAACGGTCGGATCGATTTTCTCAGTGTAAATGAATCGGCGCGACTACAAGCAAACATGATGGTTCAATTTCAAAGTGAAGAGTTCAAGGAAAAGTTAAAAACCCGAGGACCAAAGGATAGCTCACCAGAGCCTACAGAAGATGAACCAAAGGAGTAA
- a CDS encoding helix-turn-helix transcriptional regulator — protein sequence MSNIFGPYIREKREALKEKDGRYSLRQVAARVGIEPSYLSKIERGLPAPLSEGKIISLSLDLGENPDLLLALSGKVSSDIQEIIRKRPELFAELIRQMKEMPDHAVLRLVREVRDGNW from the coding sequence ATGAGTAACATATTTGGTCCATACATTCGTGAAAAACGCGAAGCCTTGAAAGAGAAGGACGGGCGGTATTCTCTGCGTCAAGTGGCGGCAAGAGTCGGGATCGAGCCTTCGTACCTGAGTAAGATTGAGCGGGGACTCCCGGCCCCTCTTTCCGAGGGAAAGATCATATCCTTGAGCCTTGACCTCGGTGAAAACCCCGATTTACTTCTTGCCTTAAGCGGAAAGGTTTCCTCGGACATCCAGGAGATCATCCGAAAGCGGCCGGAACTTTTTGCCGAGCTCATCAGACAAATGAAAGAGATGCCTGATCATGCCGTTCTTCGCCTGGTACGGGAGGTCAGAGATGGAAACTGGTGA